The sequence GGCCGATCCGGCCCGTCGCTCCGGTCACGAGCACGGGAGGACTGTCTGTCTGACTCATGCCGCCCATAAAAACGTTACTCGGTTAAAAAAGCAACCTGGTAATGATTGATGTTACGGTAGTCAGATGAGCGAGCCGACGGGACTGAGGGCCCGCAAGAAGGAGCGGACGCGCGACGCCATTGCCGACGCGGCCGTATCGCTGTTCCTGGAGCACGGCTTCGACCGCGTCTCGGTCAACGACATCGCCGCGGCAGCCGAGATCTCCAAGCCGACCCTCTTTAGGTACTTCCCCGCCAAGGAAGACCTGGTACTGCACCGGTTCACGGACCACCAGGGCGAGGCGGCGCGGGTCGTACGTGACCGCGAGGCCGGTATCAAGCCGGTGACGGCGCTGCACAGGCACTTCCGGGCCGCCCTCGACCGCTACGACCCCGTCACCGGTCTCAACGACCATCCACAGGTGGTGGCGTTCCATCGGCTGGTGTTCACCACGCCGAGCCTGGCGGGACGACTCACGCGGTACCAGCTCGAGGACGAAGAGGCTCTGGCGGCCGTCCTCGGCGAAGGCATCCAGGCACACGTGCGGGCCGCTCAGGTGCTCGCGATACAGCGGGTGCTCGCCCGGGCCAACTGGCAGAAGATCGCTGAAGGGCGGACTGCCAGCGACGTTCACCCTGAGGCCGTGGCCGACGCCGACGAGGCATTCAACCAACTGCAGTGACAGGCGAAGCAGGCCCTGGTCGGTGCTTCCCTCCAGTGTTGACCCCCGATCCATTGATCACGGAAGGTGACGGAGGCGCAGCCAGACGGCTCCCCGTCAGGGGGCCACCGGCGGGGAATGGGCGCAGGCGTTTGTCGTCCGGGTCCAGGGCGGCGGGCGGGGCGACGGTGCCGGTGCCGGTGATCAGGCGGCGGCCCTCGGTGAGCAGCACGTGCACTCGCCAGATCGCTTCCGCGTGATCGCGTGCCGCATCGCCCCGGCGCTGGGACCGGGGCACGGCTACTCGCCTCGCAGCAGTTTCGCCAGTTCCTCGTCCACGTCGACCTCGCCCGTGTCCACGGCCGTGGTGATCCACTCACAGGTGGCCCGTACGCGGTCGACGTTGCGGTGCACGGCTTCCCGCTCGTCCTCGGACAACCGCCGCTCCCGCAGCGACGGCATGATCCGGCCCGCGGCCGCGACGAACCGCTGACAGGCCCCGGCCAGGTCCAAGAACTCCAGCGCGTGGTTGATCCGCCGCACGTCAGGTTCGAACGGGCCCACCGGGCCGGTGAGTTGCTGCTCGTCCGCCTCACGTAGCCGGCGCGCCTGCTCGACCTGGGCGTGGTTGACCTGATGCCGAGCCGTGTGGTCGGTCATGGCCTTGAAGGCGACCGAGGGACGTCGCAGAAGGTCGGTCGCCACCTGGGCCGCGACCTGCTCGTCAACGACCAGGTCGTGCACGGCCTCGATCTTCTCCTGCACCGTCCGGGTCCCGGCCCGTGGTGGCCCCCACCCTTTGCCGGGCCGTCTCCGGCGTCCACCGCCGCTTGCCAGTCCGCACGTCCAGCGGGGGGTTCTTGATCGCTGCCCAGCGCTCCTCGGGATCCGAGATGGCGGCGAGTAACTGGTGGGGTGCCGGCCACCCCTGGGCACCGGTGCTGCTCGGGCCCGTCCCCGGCCCGGGCAAGCCCACGGAATAGAGGAGCACCCGAGCCGGGCCGAGGCGTCCGCCTGCGGTCCCGGCGAGATCGCCGTCGGCGCCGGGTGACAGCGGCACGGACGCGGACGGCCTGCCCTTCGCGTGGCAGCCCACCTGCCGGGCGGAGAGACTGGGAGACCACGGCGCCTGGAGATGGGTGGGCCATGCATACCATCGAGGAAACGATCGAGATCGCGGTGCCAGTGCGCACCGCGTACGACCAGTGGACGCAGTTCAAGAGCTTTCCGCGGTTCATGACCGTGGTGAAACGGGTCCAGCAGGTCAAGCCCAACGTCACCACGTGGGTCGTCGGCATGGGACCGGTGTGCCGTGAGTTCGAGGCGGAGATCGTCGAGCAGGAGCCCGACTCCCATCTCGCCTGGCGCAGCCTGGAGCGGCGTCCCTCCCACCGCGGAGAGGTGTCGTTCCGGTCCACCGAGGAGGGGCGCACGTCGGTCAGCGTGCGGCTGGAGGTCGAGCCGGGCGGCGTGGCCGGCGCGCTCCTCGTCGTACCCGCGCTGACCAGACGCGTCGTGCGAACGCAGCTCGGACACTTCAAGGAGTACATCGAGGGTCTCGGGGAGGCGGGCGGGTCCTGGCGGGGAACGATCCGCAACGGACGTGTACGGCCCGTGGAGCCGGAACCGCCGAGGAGCCGGGTGCCCTGCTGGCCGGTCGGCTGACTTCGTGCGGGACGACGACGAGCGAGAGGCAACCCGATGACCAAGCCCCCCGGCGAACGGCCGAAGGACGAACTCACCGTAACGCCGCCCAAGAAATGGGCCGCGGGCGTACCCGCCGTGGTGCACGCTCTGGAGTACTCCCTGCAGCAGACCTCCCCGCTGAAGACGGGGGTGGACCTGCTGACCATGAACCAGGTGGATGGCATCGACTGCCCCGGCTGTGCCTGGGCGGACCCCTCTCCGGGGCACCGCCATCGCAACGAGTACTGCGAGAACGGCGCCAAGCACATCAACGACGAGGCCACGACGCGCCGCGTCACTGCGGACTTCTTCCGCGAGCACAGCGTCTCGTACCTGAGCCGGCAGTCCGACATGTGGTTGAACCATCAAGGACGGCTCACGGAACCGATGGTGAAGCGGCCCGGGTCCGACCACTACGAGCCGATCAGCTGGAGCGACGCCTTCGGACTGCTCTCCGCCGAGCTGACCTCCCTGGACACCCCCGACGAGGCCGTCTTCTACACCTCGGGGCGGGCCAGTAACGAGGCCGCGTTCGTGCTGCAGCTCTTCGCCAGGGCGCTGGGCACCAACAACCTGCCCGACTGCAGCAACATGTGTCACGAGTCCAGCGGCTTCGCCCTGTACGAGACGCTGGGCACGGGAAAGGGCACCGTCAGCCTGCACGACCTGCACCACGCCGACGTGATCTTCCTGGTGGGGCAGAACCCCGGAACCAATCACCCGCGGCAGCTGTCCGCGCTGGAACAGGCCAAGCTCAACGGCGCTCGCATCATCGCCGTGAACACCCTGCCCGAAGCCGGGCTGCTGAGGTTCAAGAACCCGCAGAAGGCGCGCGGGGTGATCGGGCGCGGAGTGCAGATCGCCGACCGGTTCCTGCACATCCGCGCCGGGGGCGACCTGGCGCTGTTCCAGGCACTCAACAGGCTGCTGCTGGAGGCCGAGGACGCCCGGCCCGGGCAGGTCCTGGACCACGACTTCATCCGCTCCAACACCAGCGGCTTCGAAGGCTTCGCCGCCCACGTCCGAGCGCTGTCCTGGGACGACGTGCTCGCGGCGACCGGGCTGACGCGGAGGGAGATCGAGAAGGTCCGTGACGACGTACTGCGCAGCGAACGGGTCGTTGTCTGCTGGGCCATGGGAGTCACGCAGCACAAGCACGGTGTCCCCACCATCCGGGAGATCGTCAACTTCCTGATGCTGCGCGGAAACCTCGGCAGGGCCGGAACCGGCGCGTGCCCGGTGCGCGGCCACAGCAATGTGCAGGGCGACCGCACCATGGGCATCTGGGAGCAGATGCCCGACTCCTTCCTGGACGCGCTGCAGCGGGAGTTCGGCTTCGACCCGCCGCGCGCCCACGGACTGGACTCTGTGAACTCGATCAGGGCGATGCGTGAGGGCCGTGTCAAGTTCTTCCTCGCGCTGGCCGGCAATTTCGTGCGGGCCGCGCCCGACAGCGAGGTCACCGAGGCCGCCATGCGCAACTGCCGCCTGACCGCGCACATTTCCACCAAACTGAACAGGTCCCACACCGTCTGCGGGCGGACCGCACTGATCCTCCCCACGCTCGGCCGCACCGAACGGGACGTCCAAGCGGGCGGGGAGCAGTTCGTGACCGTGGAGAACTCGATGAGCGAGGTGCACACCTCCCGTGGGCGGCTGAGGCCGGCTTCCAAGCTCCTGCTCAGCGAAGTCGCCATCCTGTGCCGGCTGGCCCGCCGCACCCTGAACGGCAAGCCCGACATCCCCTGGGAGCAGTTCGAGGCCGACTACGGCACGATCCGTGACCGGATCTCCCGCATCGTGCCGGGACTGCACGACTTCAACCGGCGCGTGGCCCGCCCCGGCGGCATCCAGTTGCCGAACCCCGTCAACGAGGGCGTGTTCCCCACCGCCGTGGGCAAGGCGCTGTTCACCCGGAACGCCTGCGAGGCGCCGCACCTTCCCGAGGGGCACCTGCTGCTGCAGACGCTGCGCTCCCACGACCAGTGGAACACCATCCCCTACACGCCCAACGACCGTTACCGGGGCATCCACGGCGGCCGCCGGGTGGTGCTCGTCAACCCCGCCGACCTCGGCGAACTCGGCCTGATCGAAGGACAGCACGTCGACCTGGTCGGCGTGTGGAGCGACGAGGCCGAGCGCCGCGCCGAGGACTTCGAGGTGGTCCCGTACCCGACCAGCCGGGGCTGCGCCGCCGCGTACTATCCGGAGACCCAGGTCCTGGTGCCCCTGGACAGCGTGGCCGACATCAGCAACCAACCGACGTCCAAGGGCGTCGTGGTCCGCCTGGAACCCACGGCACCACGGCCGAGCACCACCCCGCGCTGACCGGGCGCCCGGCACCGGCCTGCCGCCGCGCGTAGCATGTCAGAGGCCGGACGGGAATGGTCATGGGTGATCGAAGCCGCACAGACGGGACCGGCCGGGCACGCCGCGCCGCGCTCACCGGACTGGTCGCCTGGGCCGGACAGCAGCTGCCCGAGCTGATCGACGACGTGTGAGCGGCCGTGTGCGAACGCATCGATCTCTACCGCGAGGACGACGTCGTACCGCGCGACGACCTGCACCGCTCGATCGCCCTCAACCTGAGGTTCATGATCAGCGGCCTCGGCGATCCGCATGTCACACCGGACCTGGCCGCACCCTCGGAGACCGGCCCGCGCCGGGCGCACCAGCGGGCACCGCTGCCCGAGGTGCTGCAGGTCTACCGG comes from Streptomyces sp. FXJ1.172 and encodes:
- a CDS encoding TetR/AcrR family transcriptional regulator — translated: MSEPTGLRARKKERTRDAIADAAVSLFLEHGFDRVSVNDIAAAAEISKPTLFRYFPAKEDLVLHRFTDHQGEAARVVRDREAGIKPVTALHRHFRAALDRYDPVTGLNDHPQVVAFHRLVFTTPSLAGRLTRYQLEDEEALAAVLGEGIQAHVRAAQVLAIQRVLARANWQKIAEGRTASDVHPEAVADADEAFNQLQ
- a CDS encoding DUF6192 family protein, which translates into the protein MQEKIEAVHDLVVDEQVAAQVATDLLRRPSVAFKAMTDHTARHQVNHAQVEQARRLREADEQQLTGPVGPFEPDVRRINHALEFLDLAGACQRFVAAAGRIMPSLRERRLSEDEREAVHRNVDRVRATCEWITTAVDTGEVDVDEELAKLLRGE
- a CDS encoding DUF6192 family protein gives rise to the protein MGCHAKGRPSASVPLSPGADGDLAGTAGGRLGPARVLLYSVGLPGPGTGPSSTGAQGWPAPHQLLAAISDPEERWAAIKNPPLDVRTGKRRWTPETARQRVGATTGRDPDGAGEDRGRARPGR
- a CDS encoding SRPBCC family protein, translating into MHTIEETIEIAVPVRTAYDQWTQFKSFPRFMTVVKRVQQVKPNVTTWVVGMGPVCREFEAEIVEQEPDSHLAWRSLERRPSHRGEVSFRSTEEGRTSVSVRLEVEPGGVAGALLVVPALTRRVVRTQLGHFKEYIEGLGEAGGSWRGTIRNGRVRPVEPEPPRSRVPCWPVG
- a CDS encoding FdhF/YdeP family oxidoreductase; its protein translation is MTKPPGERPKDELTVTPPKKWAAGVPAVVHALEYSLQQTSPLKTGVDLLTMNQVDGIDCPGCAWADPSPGHRHRNEYCENGAKHINDEATTRRVTADFFREHSVSYLSRQSDMWLNHQGRLTEPMVKRPGSDHYEPISWSDAFGLLSAELTSLDTPDEAVFYTSGRASNEAAFVLQLFARALGTNNLPDCSNMCHESSGFALYETLGTGKGTVSLHDLHHADVIFLVGQNPGTNHPRQLSALEQAKLNGARIIAVNTLPEAGLLRFKNPQKARGVIGRGVQIADRFLHIRAGGDLALFQALNRLLLEAEDARPGQVLDHDFIRSNTSGFEGFAAHVRALSWDDVLAATGLTRREIEKVRDDVLRSERVVVCWAMGVTQHKHGVPTIREIVNFLMLRGNLGRAGTGACPVRGHSNVQGDRTMGIWEQMPDSFLDALQREFGFDPPRAHGLDSVNSIRAMREGRVKFFLALAGNFVRAAPDSEVTEAAMRNCRLTAHISTKLNRSHTVCGRTALILPTLGRTERDVQAGGEQFVTVENSMSEVHTSRGRLRPASKLLLSEVAILCRLARRTLNGKPDIPWEQFEADYGTIRDRISRIVPGLHDFNRRVARPGGIQLPNPVNEGVFPTAVGKALFTRNACEAPHLPEGHLLLQTLRSHDQWNTIPYTPNDRYRGIHGGRRVVLVNPADLGELGLIEGQHVDLVGVWSDEAERRAEDFEVVPYPTSRGCAAAYYPETQVLVPLDSVADISNQPTSKGVVVRLEPTAPRPSTTPR